A region of the Bryobacteraceae bacterium genome:
GCGGCGCGGCTGCGCGCCCTCGGCCAGGACGTCGTCGAACTGGCCGAGCCGGGCACGACCGAAATCGGCCGGAAAATCCGCGCCATTTTGCTCGATCCCGCGCATGAAAACATGTCGCCCGTGGCGGAAATGCTTCTCTATTTCGCCGCCCGCGCCCAGTCGGTCGACGAAATCGTCCGGTCCGCGCTCGAGGCCGGCCGCACCGTCCTCAGCGACCGCTGGACGGATTCAACCCGCGCCTACCAGGGCTACGGCCGCGGACTCGGGCTCGACTGGATCGACCAGCTCGACCGCATCGCCTGCCGCGGCATCGAGCCCGACCTGACCGTCCTCATCGACATCGGCATCGATACGGGCCTCGAACGCGCCCGCCGCCGCAATGGCGAAACCGGCGGCGGCGACGGC
Encoded here:
- the tmk gene encoding thymidylate kinase; the encoded protein is MSTTSRRGLFLTFEGLDGCGKTTQMRRLAARLRALGQDVVELAEPGTTEIGRKIRAILLDPAHENMSPVAEMLLYFAARAQSVDEIVRSALEAGRTVLSDRWTDSTRAYQGYGRGLGLDWIDQLDRIACRGIEPDLTVLIDIGIDTGLERARRRNGETGGGDGTRMDEQGRAFYERVAAGYGELARACPRIVRVDGSGGIEEVEERVWRAVEEFRSRHV